Genomic window (Spirosoma sp. KCTC 42546):
GACGTTATCGTCTTCGCGTTTCGTGGATACGATGACCTCTTGCAATTGCTTTCCTTCCTGCTTCAGTTCAAGATCCAGGCGCACATTACGATCCGCTAGATCGACCGCTTTCGTTTCTTTTTCATAACCAACATAGCTGATCACCAAGTGGTAACTTCCTGGTGGCAGCGTTACAGCATAAAATCCATAGCTGTTTGTGACAGCCCCAGTGTTCGTTTCTTTTACGTAAACCGAGACACCGATTAACCCTTCTCCATTGGCGGCATCCTTTATGTAGCCACTAACCGTCAGGCCCGCTGCCCGGACACCTTTGTCCTGTGCAGCTCCAATCTTGTTTGTAGTTAACGAACCCTGTGCGTTGCTACTTCGCAGGGGCAGGCAAAAAAGGAAGAGAGAGTATATCCAAAGTAGTGTAGTATATTTCATTGCGTTTGTCGTAGTCCACCTATCTTTAAAATGGCGGTTCGGATTGGTAACGCAAAAGTATGTCTACTCCTATTAGTATTAGGCAAAAATTAGATAAACCATCTAAATCAAGAGCTGAACGGTAGCCGGCGTAGGACAAAACCAATAAGTGTGATTTAGAAAAGGAACAACGGTCAGGATTTTCTATCTTGTTTTTTAATCTGCCTGATTAACGATTGGGCTTCTTTTTTGTCGGTCGTGGGAAAATGAACTGGTAACGATTCTATAAGTTCGGTTAAAATATGGGCAATGATGAGCTGTTGATTGATTCGGTCATCGCTTGGAATTACATACCAGGGATTTTGTTTGGTAGCGGTGGCATTGATCGTATCTTCATAAGCTAGCAGGTGTTTAGGCCAGAACTCCCGCTCTTTCAGATCGTTTTCACTAAGTTTCCATTGCTTTTCCGTGTCTTCTAAACGGGCGATAAGCCGCTTCCCCTGCTCTTCTTTAGACACATGAAGGTAAAATTTCAAGACTGGGAAGCCATTCCGAAACAGGTAATCTTCAAAATGGACAATGTCGTCAAATCGCTGTTTCCAGAGAATAGTTTCGTTTTTAGGGACTAAGTTCGCTGGGATCAACTGCTCTTGTAAGCGCTCCGGGTGAACACGCAGCGCAAGAACTTCCTCGTAATACGAGCGGTTAAATACCCCAATGATACCGCGTTCGGGTAACTCCTGCCAGAATCGCCATAGAAAATCATGCTTCAGGTCTTCCTCTGCCGGCTTCTTGAAAGGGGCCATCTGAAATCGGGATGGATTCACACCTTTAAATATCCGCCGAATACTACTGTCTTTTCCGGCGGCATCCATGGCCTGAAAAACAACCAGCATGCCATAATGGCCATCGGCATGCATCCGATTTTGAGCCTGATCCATACGGATAGCCAGCTCGTCGACCTGTTGGTTTTGGTCGGCTTCATCACGGTAGAACGGCTCGATGAGGGTTGGCATTTCACGAATTGAAAAGGGTTGCCGTCCATCATATCGAAATGTACTTGTCTTAACTTTTCCCATACTACTGCGCCTGAATGACAGGAATTAGCTTCTGTAACTCCTTAAATCGTTTGTCGTCGGGCTCAGGAGTAGAAATTGGCAGTTTTTTAAGTTCGTCGATAATGATTTGTCCGACCAGTAATCGCATATTCTTTTTATCGTCGGCAGGAATTATATACCAGGGCGCATTATCGGTAGCTGTTTCAGCAATGCAGGTCTCGTAGGCATCCTGATAGTCGTCCCAGAAATCACGTTCTTTCACATCCCCTTCCTGAAATTTCCAGTTTTTTTCCTGGTCTTTAATCCGTTCAATCAGCCGCTCGGCCTGTTCCTTTTTTGAAACATGCAGGTAAAACTTAATGGTTGGGAAGCCATTTCGGTAGAGAAACGTTTCCATATCCCGAATTGCCTGGTAGCGGTGTTTAAATAGTTTGTCTAAATCGGCGGTCACTTTTTCGGGCAATCGCTGACTCTGTGTCAGAATTTCCGGATGCACTTTCGTTACCAGTACCTCTTCGTAATACGATCGGTTAAATACCCCAATTGTGCCACGCTCGGGCAGTTCGCGCCAGCTGCGCCATAAAAAGTCGTGGTCGAGTTCCTGATCAGTTGGACGTTTGAACGCATATACTTTTACGCCGGCGGGATTTGTACCCGTAAACACATTCTGAATAGTTCCGTCTTTTCCGGCAGCATCCAACGCCTGAAATACAGTTAGCAAACCGTATCGGTTGTGGGCGTACATCTTTTCCTGCCATTTATCGATTTCAGCGGCCTGTTGCCGAAGTAGTGCTTCATAATGGGCATCATCTTCGTACAAATCATCAACTTTGGTGGGCGCTTTTTTCAGCTTGAAGGATTTGTCTCCGTCGTAACGAAAACGGTCGGTATTGAAGTCTTTCACAGGGTTTGATGGTAAACTTTACGTGGGTAAGCACTGTTAACTAAGTAGACAAATTAACCTAATAAAACCTATAAGGTTTGAGAAATCGGATAGGTTTATAGAATCACAAGTTATGACCACAAATCAATCGACCAATCTGGCTAAAGCGACTTTTGGAACAGGTTGCTTCTGGTGTACAGAGGCCCTCTATGAATCGCTCGATGGTGTTATCTCGGCGGTATCAGGCTACGAAGGTGGGCACAAGGTCAACCCAACTTATACTGAAGTTTGTACCGGCACAACCGGGCATGCCGAGTGTGTAGAAATCACCTATGATCCGGCAAAAATTACTTACCAGGAGTTACTGGAAGCTTTCTTCCGAAGCCATGACCCAACGTCTCTAAATCGGCAGGGTAATGATATTGGTACGCAATATAGATCGGTTATTTTTTACCATACCGATGAACAGAAGCAGCTAGCCGAAACTGCCAAAGTAGAGTTAAACAAGTCGGGGGCATATGATAGCCCAATTGTTACGGAGATCAGCCCAGCCGAAACGTTTTACGAGGCAGAGGCCTATCATCAAAGTTACTTCGCCAATAATCCCAACCAGGGCTATTGCGCCTTTGTCGTTGCTCC
Coding sequences:
- a CDS encoding PPK2 family polyphosphate kinase, with translation MGKVKTSTFRYDGRQPFSIREMPTLIEPFYRDEADQNQQVDELAIRMDQAQNRMHADGHYGMLVVFQAMDAAGKDSSIRRIFKGVNPSRFQMAPFKKPAEEDLKHDFLWRFWQELPERGIIGVFNRSYYEEVLALRVHPERLQEQLIPANLVPKNETILWKQRFDDIVHFEDYLFRNGFPVLKFYLHVSKEEQGKRLIARLEDTEKQWKLSENDLKEREFWPKHLLAYEDTINATATKQNPWYVIPSDDRINQQLIIAHILTELIESLPVHFPTTDKKEAQSLIRQIKKQDRKS
- a CDS encoding PPK2 family polyphosphate kinase is translated as MKDFNTDRFRYDGDKSFKLKKAPTKVDDLYEDDAHYEALLRQQAAEIDKWQEKMYAHNRYGLLTVFQALDAAGKDGTIQNVFTGTNPAGVKVYAFKRPTDQELDHDFLWRSWRELPERGTIGVFNRSYYEEVLVTKVHPEILTQSQRLPEKVTADLDKLFKHRYQAIRDMETFLYRNGFPTIKFYLHVSKKEQAERLIERIKDQEKNWKFQEGDVKERDFWDDYQDAYETCIAETATDNAPWYIIPADDKKNMRLLVGQIIIDELKKLPISTPEPDDKRFKELQKLIPVIQAQ
- the msrA gene encoding peptide-methionine (S)-S-oxide reductase MsrA yields the protein MTTNQSTNLAKATFGTGCFWCTEALYESLDGVISAVSGYEGGHKVNPTYTEVCTGTTGHAECVEITYDPAKITYQELLEAFFRSHDPTSLNRQGNDIGTQYRSVIFYHTDEQKQLAETAKVELNKSGAYDSPIVTEISPAETFYEAEAYHQSYFANNPNQGYCAFVVAPKVEKFRKVFKEKLKPELAH